In the Paenibacillus pabuli genome, one interval contains:
- a CDS encoding YmfQ family protein, translating to MSSLPGAMASTITSPKGKELFSYLPSYYETSRVMQADMQAKGTEMDLLYQALDETLDQFFVRTATWGLDFWEQELGLETDRLKPVDQRRAVVESKLRGAGTFSGRLIANVAEAYAGGKVDVTFQPEAWSFTVSFVDTMGIPPNIDDLKRAIDELKPAHMAVEFEYRYLVWDDLDRKQVTWDELDAASLTWNELEVWA from the coding sequence ATGAGTAGTCTGCCGGGAGCTATGGCTTCTACAATCACAAGCCCGAAGGGAAAAGAGCTGTTCTCGTATTTGCCAAGTTATTATGAGACTTCGCGCGTTATGCAGGCCGATATGCAAGCCAAAGGAACCGAGATGGATCTGCTGTATCAGGCGCTGGATGAGACATTGGATCAGTTTTTTGTCCGTACGGCGACGTGGGGATTGGACTTCTGGGAGCAGGAGCTTGGCCTTGAGACAGACCGACTCAAACCCGTGGACCAGCGACGTGCCGTGGTGGAATCGAAGCTGCGCGGTGCCGGGACATTTTCCGGAAGGCTGATTGCGAATGTGGCTGAAGCATATGCCGGAGGCAAGGTAGATGTGACGTTTCAACCGGAGGCGTGGAGTTTTACGGTGAGCTTTGTGGATACGATGGGCATTCCGCCCAATATCGATGATCTCAAACGTGCGATTGATGAACTAAAACCGGCCCACATGGCCGTAGAGTTTGAGTATCGCTATCTGGTGTGGGACGATTTGGATAGAAAGCAGGTAACTTGGGATGAACTGGATGCCGCGTCCCTGACGTGGAATGAACTGGAGGTGTGGGCGTAA
- a CDS encoding baseplate J/gp47 family protein: MAEIPRYLEDQTEEQIMQRMLDRLPADLDKSEGSFLWDAEAPVAFMLSEAALWAQELLRRGFASTAASSDPNFRSEELDLRAGEHGITRRAAVAAQGTVMFTGTPGKVVPAGTVVATLADEVSGEASLEYETVGSVELGEDGFGVVGVRALVAGKESNVPAGTLTVLSTPVSGVTSVVNTDVIKGGADIEADTALLERFYAKVRNQGTSGNKAQYVQWASEVPGVGATRVIPLWQGPGTVGLYLLDTDKRAAGSDLVAAVQKYVDPTQDGQGEGVAPAGPVVSVMPAEEVPMNIEVKLTLASDATLGDVKALIERGVTAYLKQLAFADPLVRYTRIAAILLDIPPIIDYSELTVNGVSDQNIEMTASQVAVLGTVDVHE; encoded by the coding sequence ATGGCTGAGATTCCGCGTTATTTGGAGGACCAGACGGAGGAACAGATTATGCAGCGCATGCTGGATCGTCTGCCCGCGGATCTGGATAAGTCGGAGGGATCGTTTCTGTGGGATGCGGAGGCTCCGGTTGCGTTTATGCTGTCTGAAGCGGCGCTATGGGCGCAGGAACTGCTTCGGCGAGGGTTTGCCAGTACGGCTGCGAGCAGTGATCCGAATTTTCGTTCGGAAGAGCTGGATCTGCGGGCGGGAGAGCATGGTATTACGCGGCGGGCCGCAGTAGCGGCACAAGGCACGGTTATGTTCACGGGTACACCGGGGAAAGTGGTGCCGGCAGGTACAGTTGTGGCTACGCTCGCGGATGAAGTATCTGGTGAAGCTTCGCTGGAATACGAGACCGTTGGGAGCGTAGAGCTTGGAGAAGATGGATTCGGTGTGGTTGGTGTGCGGGCGCTCGTTGCTGGAAAAGAAAGCAATGTGCCGGCAGGCACGTTAACCGTGCTGTCTACACCGGTAAGTGGCGTGACGTCTGTGGTGAACACGGACGTTATCAAAGGCGGTGCGGATATTGAGGCGGATACGGCGCTGCTGGAACGCTTTTATGCCAAAGTCCGCAATCAGGGGACAAGCGGCAACAAGGCACAGTATGTGCAATGGGCCAGTGAAGTGCCAGGCGTTGGAGCAACGCGTGTAATTCCGTTATGGCAGGGGCCGGGCACGGTAGGATTGTATCTGCTGGATACGGACAAACGTGCGGCAGGCAGCGATCTGGTGGCTGCTGTGCAGAAGTACGTGGACCCGACGCAGGATGGTCAAGGTGAAGGCGTTGCCCCGGCAGGTCCGGTGGTGTCGGTCATGCCAGCCGAGGAAGTGCCGATGAACATTGAGGTGAAGCTGACGCTGGCGAGTGATGCAACCTTGGGAGATGTAAAGGCATTAATCGAACGCGGGGTGACCGCGTATTTGAAGCAGCTTGCTTTTGCCGATCCACTAGTACGTTACACCCGTATTGCTGCAATTTTGCTCGACATTCCGCCGATTATCGACTATTCGGAGCTTACCGTAAATGGTGTGAGCGACCAGAATATCGAGATGACCGCGAGTCAGGTGGCGGTGCTGGGGACGGTGGATGTGCATGAGTAG
- a CDS encoding phage holin family protein — protein sequence MEKWDTIWKSFIALLSSSATYFFGGWSGVLGVLLVFVILDYLTGIAAAGASGKLESNVGMFGIARKVFIFAMVSVAHLVDGVLGDGHLFRDAVAFFYIANELLSIIENGGKLGAPIPPAIRQAIEVLKGKGGDGGIPGNYIPHARESIAPSDPKDVDQQIRDDTK from the coding sequence ATGGAAAAATGGGACACCATATGGAAGTCTTTTATCGCCCTGCTAAGCAGCTCAGCAACCTACTTCTTCGGTGGCTGGTCAGGCGTGCTCGGTGTACTGCTCGTATTCGTCATCCTGGACTACCTAACGGGTATCGCAGCCGCGGGGGCGAGCGGCAAGCTCGAAAGCAATGTCGGTATGTTTGGCATCGCGCGAAAGGTATTTATTTTTGCAATGGTATCGGTGGCTCATCTGGTGGACGGTGTTCTGGGAGACGGACATTTGTTCAGGGATGCGGTCGCCTTTTTTTATATCGCGAATGAGCTGTTATCTATTATTGAAAATGGGGGCAAACTGGGAGCACCGATACCACCTGCGATCCGGCAGGCCATTGAAGTGCTCAAGGGCAAGGGAGGGGACGGGGGGATTCCCGGCAACTACATTCCTCATGCCAGAGAATCTATTGCACCATCAGATCCTAAGGATGTGGATCAACAGATCAGGGATGACACGAAGTAA
- a CDS encoding glycoside hydrolase family 25 protein: MQTRSSGNTQGIDVSRYQGNIDWTKVKASGMTFVFIKATEGQTYTDPNFQKNVSGALAAGMLVGTYHFFRATSTDGAKAEAAHYANTLKKVGGAKALQLPPVMDYENNPGNLSKAQINTVAKAFLTELQRLTGVKPIIYTGNSFAGNFDTSLGTYDLWIARYSSTRVPDDQPAWKRWTFWQYTDSGKVDGIGGNVDMNEFEGSAAELRARYAAAAPKPPEPSQPTKPTKPTEPPKGGEPMTAEEKAAFDALKAQVDKLQARQQMEVPVWAKAAVDAALAYDTKNPLFSIDNGASYDFYRFLTVMYRRGLFKK, translated from the coding sequence ATGCAAACCAGAAGCTCAGGCAACACGCAGGGCATTGACGTCTCCCGCTACCAGGGCAATATCGACTGGACCAAAGTGAAGGCAAGCGGCATGACGTTTGTGTTCATTAAGGCAACCGAGGGACAGACGTATACCGATCCGAACTTTCAGAAAAATGTAAGCGGCGCACTGGCGGCAGGCATGCTGGTCGGAACGTACCACTTCTTCCGCGCAACGTCCACGGATGGTGCCAAGGCGGAAGCGGCGCATTATGCCAATACACTGAAAAAAGTCGGAGGCGCCAAGGCACTGCAGCTGCCACCGGTTATGGACTACGAGAACAACCCGGGCAATCTGAGCAAAGCACAGATCAACACGGTAGCCAAAGCCTTTTTAACTGAACTGCAGCGTCTTACGGGTGTAAAACCAATCATATATACGGGCAATTCATTTGCCGGCAATTTCGATACCTCCCTTGGCACGTATGATCTGTGGATTGCGCGTTACAGCAGCACACGTGTGCCGGATGATCAGCCTGCTTGGAAACGTTGGACGTTCTGGCAGTACACGGACTCAGGCAAGGTGGATGGAATTGGCGGCAATGTGGACATGAATGAGTTCGAGGGATCGGCAGCCGAGCTGCGGGCCAGATATGCAGCAGCAGCACCGAAGCCGCCTGAACCATCCCAGCCAACGAAGCCAACAAAACCGACTGAACCACCGAAAGGGGGCGAACCGATGACAGCCGAAGAGAAAGCAGCGTTTGATGCGCTGAAAGCACAGGTAGACAAACTGCAGGCACGCCAGCAGATGGAAGTTCCGGTTTGGGCCAAAGCAGCCGTAGATGCGGCCCTGGCGTATGACACCAAAAATCCGCTGTTCAGTATCGATAATGGGGCAAGTTATGATTTCTACCGTTTTCTTACGGTCATGTATCGCAGAGGTTTGTTCAAGAAGTAA
- a CDS encoding ABC transporter substrate-binding protein, with amino-acid sequence MRKKWMSSFLTLALSTVLVLSGCSSNEEAGNSPAPAEGTDPPTETAAQDTMIMGRGGDSVALDPAIVTDGESLKIGHQVFDSLLDYKEGETEVVPGLAESWEISADGLKYTFKLKSGVKFHDGTDFNAEAVVFNFNRWSDPASEYKFEGDSFDYYDSMFGPEDGRVIKEVKAIDETTVEFTLNQPQAPFLQNIAMTPFGIASPTAIQEKKENFKSEPVGTGPFVFVEWKRNDSITLEKNPNYWKEGLPKLNKVIVRSIPDNTARFNALQNGEIDVMEDLNPDDLSILEGNSELQKIERPPFNVAYIGFNFKKKPFDDVKVRQALNHAVNKQGIIDAFFAGQAQPAVNPMPPTLWGYNDAIEDYPYDLEKAKALLAEAGFPDGLPDPVTFYAMPVSRPYMPDGKKVAEAIQADFEKIGVTVNIESPEWATYLDDAKAGEKDDLYMLGWTGDNGDPDNFLYTLLDKDAIPGNNRSFYVNEELHVLLTDAQKETDQDKRAELYKQAQVIIKEDAPWIPLVHTTPILAGKANLKGFVPSPLGSESYANAYFE; translated from the coding sequence ATGAGAAAGAAATGGATGTCCAGTTTTTTGACTCTGGCTTTGAGCACCGTCTTGGTATTGTCAGGCTGCTCCAGCAATGAAGAAGCAGGTAATTCACCTGCTCCGGCAGAAGGTACAGATCCCCCAACGGAAACGGCAGCTCAGGATACAATGATCATGGGTCGCGGCGGGGATTCAGTGGCTTTGGACCCTGCAATTGTAACAGACGGGGAGTCGCTGAAGATTGGGCACCAGGTGTTCGACTCATTGCTGGATTACAAGGAAGGCGAGACTGAGGTTGTTCCTGGTCTGGCAGAGAGCTGGGAGATTTCGGCGGATGGCCTGAAGTACACGTTTAAGCTGAAGTCCGGCGTGAAGTTCCATGATGGAACGGATTTCAACGCCGAGGCTGTTGTCTTTAACTTCAATCGTTGGAGTGATCCGGCGAGTGAATATAAATTTGAAGGGGATTCCTTCGACTATTACGATTCCATGTTTGGACCAGAGGATGGCCGTGTCATCAAGGAAGTGAAGGCGATTGACGAGACGACCGTCGAGTTCACGCTGAACCAGCCGCAGGCGCCTTTCCTGCAAAACATCGCGATGACACCGTTCGGAATTGCCAGCCCAACAGCGATTCAGGAGAAAAAAGAGAATTTCAAAAGCGAGCCCGTGGGCACAGGCCCATTTGTATTCGTAGAGTGGAAGCGGAACGACTCCATCACCCTGGAGAAAAATCCGAATTACTGGAAAGAAGGATTACCGAAGCTGAACAAAGTCATTGTTCGTTCGATTCCGGACAACACGGCACGTTTCAATGCCTTGCAAAATGGCGAGATTGATGTCATGGAAGACTTGAACCCGGATGATCTGTCCATCCTTGAGGGCAACAGCGAGCTGCAAAAGATCGAGCGTCCACCGTTCAACGTGGCGTATATCGGCTTTAACTTTAAGAAGAAACCTTTTGACGATGTAAAAGTGAGACAGGCCCTCAATCATGCGGTAAACAAGCAGGGCATTATCGATGCTTTCTTTGCCGGACAGGCTCAGCCTGCGGTAAACCCGATGCCGCCAACCCTGTGGGGTTACAACGATGCCATTGAGGATTACCCGTATGATCTGGAAAAAGCAAAAGCATTACTGGCCGAAGCTGGCTTCCCGGACGGATTGCCAGACCCGGTGACGTTCTATGCAATGCCGGTGTCCCGCCCTTACATGCCTGATGGCAAGAAGGTTGCCGAAGCGATCCAAGCTGATTTTGAGAAAATTGGAGTGACCGTCAACATCGAATCGCCGGAGTGGGCGACATATCTTGATGATGCAAAAGCCGGAGAGAAGGACGACCTCTACATGCTCGGCTGGACCGGAGACAACGGCGACCCGGATAACTTCCTGTACACACTGCTGGATAAAGACGCGATTCCGGGGAACAACCGCAGCTTCTATGTAAACGAAGAGCTGCATGTGCTGCTGACCGATGCGCAGAAAGAGACCGATCAGGACAAACGCGCCGAGCTGTACAAACAGGCTCAAGTCATTATCAAGGAAGATGCACCGTGGATTCCACTTGTGCACACGACACCTATTCTGGCAGGCAAAGCAAACCTGAAAGGTTTTGTGCCTTCCCCACTTGGCAGTGAATCCTATGCAAATGCTTATTTTGAATAA
- the htpG gene encoding molecular chaperone HtpG — MAKKQFQAESKRLLDMMINSIYTQREIFLRELISNSSDAIDKIYYKALTDDTLVFNKEDYYIKLNIDKENRTLTLTDTGIGMSQEELENNLGVIAKSGSLAFKKENEAKDGHNIIGQFGVGFYSAFMVADKLTVTSKTLGSDEAWKWESEGADGYTITPAEKDSVGTEIVLTIKQNTEEDSYDEFLEEYRLRSIIKKYSDFIRYPIKMDVTSQRPKEGTENEFEEYKEEQTVNSMVPIWRKNKSELTEEDYNNFYMEKRYGFDKPLKHLHISADGAVVYNAILFIPENTPFDYYTKEYEKGLELYSNGVLIMDKCGDLLPDYFGFVKGMVDSEDLSLNISREMLQHDRQLSLIAKNIKNKIKSQLQSLLKDDRESYEKFYQAFGRQLKYGVYSDYGVNKDTLQDLLLFSSSKEKKLVSLDEYVSRMPEDQKYIYYASGESIERIEKLPQIEGVLDKGYEVLYFTEDIDEFAIKMIMNYKEKEFKSISSGDLGIEDSEDKEKNEADDNDNKELFEAMQAQLAGKVKAVKASKRLRSHPVCLSTEGELTIEMEKILKAMPNSENVQADKVLEINVNHDVFKSLKDAYAQDKEKLNLYTSLLYHQALLIEGLPIQDPVEFTNDICKVMV, encoded by the coding sequence ATGGCCAAGAAACAGTTCCAGGCAGAATCCAAACGTTTGCTGGATATGATGATCAACTCCATCTATACCCAAAGAGAAATCTTTTTGAGAGAATTGATCTCCAACTCCAGTGACGCCATTGACAAAATATATTACAAAGCCCTTACCGACGATACGCTCGTCTTCAACAAAGAGGATTACTACATCAAGCTGAACATCGACAAAGAGAACCGTACGCTCACGCTGACCGATACCGGTATCGGGATGAGCCAGGAAGAGCTGGAGAACAATCTCGGAGTAATCGCGAAGAGCGGCTCGCTGGCATTTAAGAAGGAGAATGAAGCCAAAGATGGCCACAACATCATCGGACAATTCGGGGTAGGTTTCTACTCTGCATTCATGGTGGCGGACAAGCTGACTGTAACAAGTAAAACGCTGGGCAGTGACGAAGCGTGGAAATGGGAGTCCGAAGGTGCGGACGGCTACACGATTACTCCAGCTGAGAAGGATTCCGTAGGTACGGAAATCGTCCTGACGATCAAACAGAACACCGAAGAGGATTCATACGATGAGTTTTTGGAAGAGTATCGCCTGAGATCCATCATTAAGAAATATTCCGACTTCATTCGTTACCCGATCAAGATGGATGTGACAAGTCAGCGTCCGAAGGAAGGTACGGAGAACGAGTTTGAGGAGTACAAAGAAGAGCAAACCGTGAACAGCATGGTGCCAATCTGGCGCAAAAACAAAAGCGAGCTGACCGAAGAAGATTACAACAACTTCTATATGGAAAAGCGGTACGGTTTTGACAAACCGCTTAAACACCTGCACATCAGCGCAGATGGCGCAGTGGTCTACAACGCAATCCTGTTTATCCCGGAGAACACACCGTTTGATTATTATACAAAAGAGTACGAAAAAGGTCTGGAATTGTACTCCAACGGTGTCCTGATCATGGACAAATGCGGCGATTTGCTGCCGGACTACTTCGGATTTGTCAAAGGTATGGTTGATTCGGAAGACCTGTCCCTGAACATCTCCCGTGAAATGCTGCAGCATGACCGTCAGCTCAGCCTGATCGCGAAAAATATCAAAAACAAAATCAAGAGCCAACTGCAAAGCCTGCTGAAGGACGATCGTGAGAGCTACGAGAAGTTCTATCAAGCGTTTGGACGTCAGTTGAAATATGGCGTATACAGCGACTATGGTGTAAACAAGGATACACTGCAGGATCTGCTGCTGTTCTCTTCTTCCAAAGAGAAGAAGCTGGTCAGCCTGGACGAATACGTCTCCAGAATGCCTGAAGATCAGAAGTATATCTACTACGCTTCCGGTGAATCCATTGAGCGGATCGAGAAGCTGCCTCAGATTGAGGGTGTGCTTGATAAAGGGTATGAAGTGTTGTACTTCACCGAGGACATCGATGAATTCGCGATCAAAATGATCATGAACTACAAGGAGAAAGAGTTCAAATCCATCTCTAGCGGTGACCTGGGTATCGAAGACAGCGAAGACAAAGAGAAAAATGAAGCAGACGACAACGACAACAAAGAGTTGTTTGAAGCAATGCAAGCACAGCTGGCAGGAAAAGTAAAAGCCGTGAAAGCTTCTAAACGCCTCAGAAGCCATCCGGTATGTTTGTCCACCGAAGGTGAGTTGACCATCGAGATGGAGAAAATACTGAAAGCCATGCCGAACAGCGAGAATGTACAAGCGGATAAGGTGCTGGAGATCAACGTGAATCACGATGTCTTCAAGTCTCTGAAGGACGCTTACGCACAGGATAAGGAAAAACTGAACCTCTACACAAGCCTGCTGTATCATCAGGCATTGCTGATCGAGGGTCTGCCAATCCAAGATCCAGTAGAGTTCACCAACGATATCTGCAAAGTGATGGTGTAA
- the nikC gene encoding nickel transporter permease: protein MAKLSPNTGQSIEAASARTSGPWREAWRTFRRNRLALAGLIIIVFFILLAFLAPYIAPYDYKEQVLTDRLQAPSAEHWFGTDDLGRDVFSRVLHGARISLWVGFFSVIGSIIAGALLGLVAGFYGKWADMLISRLFDILLAFPGILLAIAIVAILGPSLQNALLAIAIVNIPTYGRLVRSRVLSLRQEEFITSARTLGANNMRILFRHILPNSLTPLIVQGTLGIGTAIIEAAALGFLGMGAQPPDPEWGKMLSDSRQFLQKAPWTLIFPGLSIMLTVLGFNLLGDGLRDTLDPKMVK, encoded by the coding sequence ATGGCCAAATTATCACCCAATACCGGACAATCCATAGAAGCAGCATCGGCACGTACGTCCGGTCCATGGCGGGAAGCCTGGAGAACATTTCGCCGCAATCGGCTGGCGCTCGCCGGACTGATCATTATTGTGTTTTTCATCCTGCTGGCTTTCCTTGCCCCGTACATTGCCCCCTACGATTACAAGGAACAAGTGCTGACAGATCGGCTTCAGGCCCCTTCGGCAGAGCATTGGTTTGGTACCGATGATCTGGGGCGTGACGTGTTTTCCCGAGTGCTTCACGGAGCGCGTATCTCATTGTGGGTGGGGTTCTTTTCGGTGATCGGTTCCATTATTGCAGGAGCATTGCTTGGTCTGGTGGCGGGTTTTTATGGAAAATGGGCAGACATGCTCATCTCGCGTCTATTCGATATCCTGCTGGCCTTTCCAGGCATCCTACTCGCGATTGCCATAGTGGCAATCCTCGGTCCCTCCCTGCAAAATGCATTACTCGCCATAGCCATCGTGAACATTCCGACCTACGGACGGTTGGTGCGTTCGCGTGTACTTAGCTTGAGACAGGAGGAATTCATTACATCTGCCCGCACACTGGGCGCAAATAATATGCGAATTCTGTTTCGCCATATCCTGCCAAACAGCCTTACCCCGCTGATCGTTCAGGGGACGCTGGGCATCGGGACGGCCATTATTGAAGCTGCTGCTCTTGGATTCCTGGGCATGGGTGCACAACCGCCTGACCCGGAATGGGGCAAAATGCTCTCGGATTCCCGTCAGTTTCTGCAAAAGGCCCCGTGGACACTTATCTTTCCGGGACTTTCGATCATGCTGACCGTGCTTGGTTTCAACCTGCTCGGGGATGGCTTGCGTGATACCCTTGATCCGAAGATGGTGAAGTAA
- a CDS encoding ABC transporter permease — MNSYIVKRILVLLPVLLGMTLIVFSIIHAIPGDPAETILGQKATEQSKQALRDQLGLDKPWFHQYFAYLGDLLQGDLGTSIRTKVPIAQEIVPYLTATLELTMASMLFAVIIGVNAGIVSAWKHNSWFDYCCMVIALVGVSMPIFWLGLMEQWLFANKLHWLPSIGRMNARDPVEAITGLYVLDTMIAGRWDQLWTVTKHLILPSVALGTIPMAVIARMTRSSMLEVMSSDYIRTAKAKGLGPFFVVYGHALKNAFIPVLTVIGIQTGSLLGGAVLTETIFAWPGVGRYIYEAISSRDYPVIQSGILIVAFFFVLINLIVDLLYAVFDPRISYK; from the coding sequence TTGAACAGTTATATTGTCAAACGCATACTCGTGCTGCTGCCCGTACTGCTCGGCATGACCCTGATCGTCTTTTCCATCATTCATGCCATCCCTGGTGACCCGGCGGAGACAATACTTGGGCAAAAGGCAACCGAACAATCCAAGCAAGCCCTGCGGGACCAGCTCGGACTTGATAAACCGTGGTTCCACCAGTACTTCGCTTATCTTGGCGATTTGCTACAGGGGGACTTGGGCACATCCATCCGCACCAAGGTGCCTATTGCCCAGGAAATCGTGCCGTACCTGACGGCTACGCTCGAACTAACGATGGCGAGTATGTTATTTGCCGTTATTATCGGCGTTAACGCGGGAATCGTCAGTGCATGGAAACATAACTCCTGGTTCGACTACTGCTGTATGGTCATTGCGCTCGTTGGTGTGTCGATGCCAATCTTCTGGCTCGGTCTGATGGAACAATGGCTGTTTGCCAACAAGCTGCACTGGCTGCCGTCCATTGGACGAATGAATGCACGTGATCCCGTTGAAGCCATCACCGGTCTCTATGTACTTGATACGATGATTGCCGGGCGTTGGGACCAGCTCTGGACCGTAACCAAACATCTCATCCTGCCAAGTGTTGCGCTGGGAACTATTCCGATGGCTGTTATTGCACGGATGACTCGCTCCAGCATGCTTGAGGTGATGAGCTCGGATTATATCCGTACCGCGAAGGCGAAGGGGCTCGGGCCGTTTTTTGTCGTATATGGGCACGCGCTCAAAAATGCCTTTATTCCCGTCCTGACCGTTATTGGCATCCAAACCGGCTCTTTGCTCGGTGGCGCAGTATTGACCGAAACAATCTTCGCTTGGCCTGGTGTGGGACGCTATATATATGAAGCAATTAGTTCGCGGGATTATCCGGTCATACAGAGTGGCATTCTGATCGTTGCCTTCTTTTTCGTATTGATCAACCTGATTGTCGACTTGCTTTACGCTGTGTTTGATCCACGAATTAGCTATAAGTAG
- a CDS encoding phage tail protein: MPQETDRLKLPLPLGNENVTRESINGIFEKIDAGVATQTDLNTLREAVSKMDIPDASLTQKGKVQLSSKTDGTSETVAATEKAVRDARVAAINAASTDATTKAIAAVAPVISLDSSNLVQNSAANLGLYGWSDYGSAPWSVTAGTNYRTLKYFQVTGAVAANAYAVLDSNPTNVIAGTYNLQAMFYTLGMTTGVLLIEVKNASDDITINSLVADANSNWHRKSKTVTIPSGVTSVKLRLVVAGGASGAPGSVKAISRIKFSAGAMDVPYTAEADDLALFQSGVDAKKGIVDAINANGGSASTSDPWVTLSNKVSGLRRPVQEITPNIAFGPQEFTDATRLFYLDIATFPAATRFIQINRVNTGTNAIRLGSSYSGTTASVVLHDSNGMEWVISTSGVGSGKSFIHITIDLQRGTASYLEAIAVGDQITNMPNGFNVNGQIFFKYKHTKGPNYSDFYGYFTAGAKIIYT, translated from the coding sequence ATGCCACAAGAAACGGATCGACTGAAATTGCCTCTTCCCTTGGGCAACGAGAACGTAACCCGGGAGAGTATTAATGGGATTTTTGAAAAGATTGATGCAGGTGTGGCGACACAGACCGATTTGAATACGCTTCGTGAAGCGGTGAGCAAGATGGATATCCCCGATGCGTCTTTAACGCAGAAAGGGAAGGTGCAGTTGTCTAGTAAGACGGATGGCACGTCTGAAACGGTGGCGGCGACGGAGAAGGCAGTTAGGGATGCGAGGGTGGCGGCGATCAATGCAGCGTCTACAGATGCGACAACAAAAGCTATTGCGGCGGTAGCGCCCGTTATCAGCTTGGATTCGTCCAACCTTGTTCAGAATTCGGCCGCAAACTTAGGGCTTTACGGATGGAGTGACTATGGGTCAGCTCCATGGTCTGTGACCGCAGGTACTAACTATAGAACGCTGAAGTATTTTCAAGTGACAGGAGCTGTGGCGGCTAACGCTTATGCAGTTCTTGATTCTAATCCAACCAATGTCATCGCTGGGACATACAACTTACAAGCAATGTTTTATACATTAGGAATGACAACGGGAGTTTTGCTTATTGAAGTTAAAAATGCCAGTGATGATATAACAATCAATTCGCTTGTTGCCGACGCTAATTCCAATTGGCATCGGAAGTCGAAAACAGTAACTATTCCTTCCGGTGTAACATCGGTAAAACTTCGTCTAGTTGTTGCGGGTGGAGCATCCGGGGCTCCCGGGAGTGTTAAAGCTATTTCAAGGATTAAGTTTTCAGCGGGTGCGATGGATGTACCGTACACCGCTGAAGCTGATGACCTTGCGCTTTTTCAATCTGGCGTTGATGCAAAAAAAGGTATCGTGGATGCCATTAACGCCAATGGTGGCAGTGCATCCACTTCAGACCCATGGGTAACCTTATCCAATAAAGTAAGTGGTTTACGAAGGCCAGTTCAAGAAATAACACCCAATATCGCTTTCGGACCACAAGAATTCACAGACGCAACGAGGCTGTTCTATTTGGATATCGCAACCTTCCCAGCAGCAACAAGGTTTATTCAAATCAATAGAGTGAACACAGGGACAAACGCAATCCGATTAGGAAGTAGTTATAGTGGAACAACAGCAAGTGTTGTCCTTCATGACTCTAATGGTATGGAATGGGTTATTTCCACTAGCGGAGTTGGTAGTGGAAAGTCATTCATTCACATAACTATTGACTTACAAAGGGGAACCGCTAGTTATTTAGAAGCCATTGCCGTGGGTGATCAAATTACCAATATGCCGAATGGGTTTAATGTTAACGGGCAAATATTCTTTAAATATAAACACACAAAGGGTCCTAATTATTCGGATTTTTATGGGTACTTCACCGCGGGAGCTAAGATCATCTATACATGA
- a CDS encoding DUF2634 domain-containing protein: MPNLFPETGVVWGDEEDLSGTASEEVRFGRSWRFDYDAGDFVLTPSGKVAAAGPQEAWVQWCIKAVKTPRYRHVIYSRNYGSELEELVGQGDSRGVMESEITRMVTETLLADPRTDSVDQFTFDWNLEQCMFSCRVASVQEEMFILESEVI; encoded by the coding sequence ATGCCTAATTTGTTCCCGGAAACGGGTGTGGTCTGGGGAGATGAAGAGGACCTGTCGGGTACGGCTTCGGAAGAGGTGCGCTTTGGACGGAGCTGGCGATTCGATTATGATGCGGGGGATTTTGTGCTGACCCCAAGTGGCAAAGTGGCTGCGGCAGGTCCGCAGGAAGCCTGGGTGCAATGGTGCATCAAGGCGGTGAAGACGCCGCGGTACAGACATGTGATTTACTCCCGAAACTATGGCTCGGAGCTGGAAGAGTTAGTGGGTCAGGGTGACAGCCGGGGTGTGATGGAAAGTGAGATTACCCGGATGGTAACGGAGACGCTGCTGGCTGATCCGCGCACAGATTCGGTAGACCAGTTCACGTTCGATTGGAACCTAGAGCAGTGCATGTTCTCGTGCCGGGTGGCGAGTGTACAGGAAGAGATGTTTATTCTGGAAAGTGAGGTGATCTGA